One stretch of Lysobacterales bacterium DNA includes these proteins:
- a CDS encoding integron integrase, with product MDQVRERIRVKHYSLKTEAAYCGWIRRFILANGKRHPREMGGAEVEVFLSRLAVEGDVAASTQNQALAALLFLYREVLGVRLPWMESVVRAKRPARLPVVLSVGEVRRVLEALEPTYAPMIRLLYGTGMRVSECVRLRVKDIEFERGQILVRDGKGGKDRVTMLPRQSQDALRDAVARALAIHAADLRAGFGAVFLPHALARKYPNAAREPGWQYVFPAASRSLDPRLGVERRHHLNPDLLQRALKRALRLAGIERGASCHTLRHCFATHLLETGADIRTVQELLGHEDVATTQIYTHVLNRGPVGLLSPLDRG from the coding sequence ATGGATCAGGTGCGGGAGCGGATCCGGGTCAAGCATTACAGCCTGAAGACCGAGGCGGCGTATTGCGGGTGGATCCGTCGCTTCATCCTGGCGAATGGAAAGCGCCATCCGCGCGAGATGGGTGGGGCGGAGGTCGAGGTGTTCCTGTCGCGGCTCGCGGTTGAGGGCGATGTGGCGGCGTCGACGCAGAACCAGGCGCTGGCGGCGTTGCTGTTCCTGTATCGCGAGGTGCTGGGTGTGCGGTTGCCGTGGATGGAGTCGGTGGTGCGCGCGAAGCGGCCGGCGCGGTTGCCGGTGGTGCTGAGCGTGGGCGAGGTGCGGCGCGTGCTGGAGGCACTGGAGCCGACGTATGCGCCGATGATCCGGCTGCTGTATGGCACCGGCATGCGCGTTTCCGAGTGCGTGCGGCTGCGCGTGAAGGACATTGAGTTCGAGCGCGGCCAGATTCTGGTGCGCGATGGCAAGGGCGGCAAGGACCGGGTGACGATGCTGCCGCGGCAATCGCAGGATGCGCTGCGTGACGCCGTGGCGAGGGCGCTGGCAATACACGCGGCGGACCTGCGCGCGGGGTTCGGTGCGGTATTCCTGCCGCATGCGCTGGCGCGCAAGTATCCGAATGCGGCGCGTGAGCCGGGCTGGCAATACGTGTTCCCGGCAGCGTCGCGCAGCCTCGATCCGCGCCTGGGTGTCGAGCGCCGCCATCACCTGAACCCGGACCTGCTGCAGCGTGCACTCAAGCGTGCATTGCGCCTCGCCGGTATCGAGCGCGGCGCCAGTTGCCACACGCTGCGCCATTGCTTCGCGACGCACCTGCTCGAAACCGGCGCCGACATTCGCACGGTGCAGGAACTGCTCGGGCATGAGGACGTGGCGACCACGCAGATCTACACGCACGTGCTCAATCGCGGGCCGGTCGGGCTGCTGAGCCCGCTGGATCGTGGCTGA
- a CDS encoding DUF2199 domain-containing protein — protein sequence MTGFVCATCGELHRELPLCFGSPAPALWLSLPEAEREARATLSSDQCIVDDEHYFVLGQLILPILGTPQHFTWLAWVSLSESNFNRASELWEAEGRESEPPYFGWLQSALPYSPSTLALKATVHTQPLGERPLIELERTDHPLSIEQHQGITLARVQQIAEHALHGGGA from the coding sequence ATGACAGGTTTCGTTTGCGCAACGTGCGGAGAGCTTCATCGAGAATTGCCACTTTGCTTTGGCAGTCCGGCACCTGCGCTTTGGCTATCGTTGCCCGAGGCGGAGCGCGAAGCACGCGCAACACTGAGCTCCGACCAGTGCATCGTTGATGATGAGCACTACTTTGTGCTCGGGCAACTCATCTTGCCAATCCTTGGAACGCCGCAGCATTTCACCTGGCTAGCTTGGGTGTCGTTGAGCGAGTCGAATTTCAATAGAGCCTCGGAGTTGTGGGAAGCCGAAGGGCGTGAAAGTGAGCCTCCATACTTCGGTTGGCTGCAAAGCGCACTCCCCTACAGCCCGTCCACACTCGCCCTAAAGGCAACTGTTCATACCCAACCACTCGGCGAGCGCCCACTCATCGAGCTAGAGCGCACGGACCACCCGTTATCCATTGAGCAACACCAAGGCATTACCCTTGCTCGAGTGCAGCAAATCGCTGAGCACGCGCTGCACGGCGGCGGCGCCTAA
- a CDS encoding DUF695 domain-containing protein has product MRKLFGHRAPPVVPKADDPWVVADGVIGGKPHLFRVRTNAMRLVRSTEYSEMIAISWEYETDASGMPGAEDLGRMKVLEDRLENCLETEGVSLLTVVVTGDGVREWQWYTRSVEDMMRIANEGLQGEQPFPVSFSHEHDPEWRAFKRFAQTEA; this is encoded by the coding sequence TTGCGCAAGTTGTTTGGTCATCGAGCGCCTCCGGTCGTGCCCAAGGCCGACGACCCGTGGGTTGTTGCGGACGGAGTAATTGGCGGCAAGCCGCACCTATTCCGTGTTCGCACGAACGCCATGCGACTTGTGCGGTCCACTGAGTACTCCGAGATGATTGCCATTTCGTGGGAATACGAGACCGACGCGAGTGGAATGCCCGGAGCTGAAGATCTCGGGAGAATGAAGGTTCTAGAAGACCGGCTCGAGAACTGTCTCGAGACGGAGGGCGTGTCGTTGCTCACGGTCGTCGTCACAGGCGACGGGGTTCGCGAGTGGCAGTGGTACACGCGAAGCGTCGAGGACATGATGCGTATCGCAAACGAGGGACTCCAGGGCGAGCAGCCATTTCCGGTTTCTTTTTCGCACGAGCACGATCCCGAATGGCGCGCGTTCAAGCGGTTCGCGCAGACGGAAGCCTAA
- a CDS encoding BrnT family toxin, with protein sequence MIKFDWDPAKAASNLRKHGVSFEEAQTVFYDELAVQFYDEPHSSDEERFLMLGMSSGAYLLLVCHCERDRGGVIRIISARKATKHESSFYSQ encoded by the coding sequence ATGATCAAGTTTGACTGGGATCCGGCCAAAGCCGCCTCAAACCTCAGGAAGCATGGCGTCTCCTTCGAGGAAGCCCAGACCGTCTTCTACGACGAGCTCGCAGTCCAGTTCTATGATGAACCCCACTCGTCAGACGAGGAACGCTTTCTCATGCTTGGCATGAGTAGCGGCGCCTACCTTCTCTTGGTCTGCCACTGCGAGCGCGACCGTGGCGGCGTCATTCGCATCATTTCAGCGCGCAAAGCCACGAAGCACGAAAGCTCCTTCTACAGCCAGTGA
- a CDS encoding BrnA antitoxin family protein, whose protein sequence is MKAEYDLSKMKSRRNPYAAKLKKPVSMRLSEDVVDYFKGMANEAGVPYQSLINLYLRDCVMKHRKVQIAWPSGKA, encoded by the coding sequence ATGAAAGCCGAATACGACCTGTCAAAGATGAAATCTCGCCGCAATCCTTATGCGGCCAAGCTCAAGAAGCCTGTCTCTATGCGCCTCTCGGAGGACGTAGTGGACTACTTCAAAGGCATGGCCAATGAAGCGGGAGTTCCCTATCAGAGCTTGATCAATCTGTACCTGCGAGATTGCGTCATGAAGCATCGCAAGGTTCAAATTGCATGGCCAAGCGGCAAGGCCTGA
- a CDS encoding SRPBCC family protein, whose product MATGTVQLHRVLRAPPARVYRAFLDADAMAKWLPPNGFTGKVHQLDAKVGGTYRMSFTSLATGASHSFGGEYLELVPDERIRHTDRFDDPNLPGTLVVTVSLKKVFCGTELNILQEGIPEVIPVEACYLGWQESLALLAMLVEAEIPS is encoded by the coding sequence ATGGCTACTGGTACTGTCCAGCTTCACCGCGTGCTGCGCGCACCGCCGGCGCGCGTCTATCGCGCTTTCCTCGACGCCGATGCAATGGCCAAGTGGCTGCCGCCGAACGGCTTCACCGGTAAGGTCCACCAGTTGGACGCCAAGGTCGGCGGTACCTACAGGATGTCTTTCACAAGTCTCGCAACGGGCGCCAGTCACTCCTTCGGCGGCGAGTACCTGGAGTTGGTCCCTGACGAGCGCATCCGCCATACGGACAGGTTCGATGACCCAAACTTGCCCGGCACGTTGGTGGTAACCGTGTCGCTGAAGAAGGTCTTCTGCGGAACCGAGCTGAACATCCTGCAAGAAGGCATCCCCGAGGTCATCCCCGTTGAGGCCTGCTATCTCGGCTGGCAAGAGTCCCTCGCGCTGCTGGCAATGCTCGTCGAGGCCGAGATCCCAAGCTAA
- a CDS encoding SDR family oxidoreductase, with protein sequence MANRNGKVALVTGANKGLGKEIARQLGALGYTVVLTSRDEAAGRAAAAELVDAGSDAHSIQLDVTSADDIARVAREIDDRFGKLDVLVNNAGIALEWDGQPTNADKVRRTLEVNLVAPYEVSEALLPLLARSDDARIIHHSSMLGSIGTAESNWKHMAGFMTVGYATSKAGLDMLTLIQSKTLADRGIAVAAAHPGWVKTDLGSQAAPMEVDEGAATVVELVTIDRAQFPHGQLVHKGKRLPW encoded by the coding sequence ATGGCGAACAGGAATGGCAAGGTCGCGCTGGTGACCGGTGCGAACAAGGGGCTGGGCAAGGAGATCGCGCGGCAGCTCGGCGCGCTCGGCTACACCGTGGTGCTGACCTCGCGCGACGAAGCGGCCGGGCGCGCTGCGGCGGCGGAACTGGTGGATGCCGGCAGCGACGCGCATAGCATCCAGCTCGACGTCACCAGCGCAGACGACATCGCCCGCGTCGCGCGCGAGATCGATGATCGTTTCGGCAAGCTCGACGTGCTGGTGAACAACGCCGGCATCGCGCTCGAGTGGGACGGACAGCCGACCAACGCCGACAAGGTCCGCCGCACCCTTGAGGTGAACCTGGTCGCGCCCTACGAGGTCAGCGAGGCGCTGCTGCCGCTGCTCGCGCGCAGCGACGATGCGCGCATCATCCACCACTCGTCGATGCTCGGCTCGATCGGCACCGCCGAGAGCAACTGGAAGCACATGGCGGGCTTCATGACCGTGGGCTACGCCACCTCGAAGGCCGGCCTCGACATGCTCACCCTGATCCAGTCGAAGACGCTGGCGGATCGCGGCATCGCGGTCGCGGCCGCGCACCCGGGCTGGGTCAAGACCGACCTCGGCAGCCAGGCGGCACCGATGGAAGTGGACGAGGGCGCAGCCACCGTGGTCGAACTCGTTACCATCGACCGCGCGCAGTTCCCGCACGGCCAGCTGGTGCACAAGGGCAAGCGCCTGCCGTGGTAG
- a CDS encoding sulfite exporter TauE/SafE family protein, with translation MSFLVICTVALLASALTFFSGFGLGTLLLPAFALFFPVEQAVALTAVVHFLNGLFKLALVWRHADWRVVLRFGVPAMLCALLGASLLLWLADVAPAYRYLALDHEWTVTPVKLAIGVLLLGFALLELLPQGRALAFAPRWLPLGGALSGFFGGLSGMQGALRSAFLVRAGLSKEAFIGTGVMLGVLIDCSRLGVYATQIRRHAGEFDLALLGSAVLAAFLGAYLGNRHLKKATLPGIQRTVAVLLVLVALGLMAGWL, from the coding sequence TTGAGCTTTCTGGTGATCTGCACGGTGGCGCTGCTGGCTTCGGCGCTCACCTTCTTCTCGGGCTTTGGCCTCGGCACGCTGCTGTTGCCGGCGTTCGCCCTGTTCTTTCCGGTCGAGCAGGCGGTAGCGCTGACCGCGGTGGTGCACTTCCTCAATGGACTGTTCAAGCTCGCGCTGGTCTGGCGCCACGCCGACTGGCGCGTGGTGCTGCGCTTCGGCGTGCCGGCGATGCTCTGCGCACTGCTCGGCGCCAGCCTGCTGTTGTGGCTGGCGGACGTGGCACCGGCCTATCGCTACCTGGCCCTGGATCACGAGTGGACGGTGACACCGGTCAAGCTCGCGATCGGCGTGCTGCTGCTCGGCTTCGCGCTGCTGGAGTTGCTGCCGCAAGGACGCGCGCTCGCCTTCGCGCCGCGCTGGCTGCCGCTCGGCGGCGCACTCAGCGGCTTCTTCGGTGGTCTGTCGGGCATGCAGGGCGCACTGCGCTCGGCGTTCCTGGTGCGCGCCGGGCTGTCCAAGGAAGCCTTCATCGGCACCGGCGTGATGCTCGGCGTGCTGATCGACTGCTCGCGACTCGGCGTGTACGCCACGCAGATCCGCCGCCACGCCGGCGAGTTCGATCTGGCGCTGCTCGGCAGTGCGGTGCTGGCCGCGTTCCTCGGTGCCTATCTGGGCAACCGGCATCTGAAGAAGGCAACGCTGCCCGGCATCCAGCGCACCGTCGCGGTGCTGCTGGTGCTGGTCGCGCTTGGACTCATGGCGGGGTGGCTCTGA
- a CDS encoding antibiotic biosynthesis monooxygenase: MIAATPEPPYFVVVFTSQRTPGDQGYADMGARMFEMAQGQPGFLGAESVRNAEGAGITVSYWRSAEAIAAWKADAEHRVAQELGQQRWYSHYSVRIARVERAYDWHAAPLAAD; the protein is encoded by the coding sequence ATGATTGCTGCAACGCCCGAGCCGCCCTACTTCGTTGTGGTGTTCACTTCGCAGCGCACTCCCGGCGACCAGGGCTATGCGGACATGGGTGCGCGCATGTTCGAAATGGCGCAGGGCCAGCCCGGCTTCCTCGGCGCGGAAAGCGTGCGCAATGCCGAGGGCGCCGGCATCACCGTGTCGTACTGGCGCTCGGCGGAGGCGATCGCGGCGTGGAAGGCCGATGCCGAGCACCGCGTCGCGCAGGAACTCGGGCAGCAGCGCTGGTACTCGCACTACAGCGTGCGCATCGCACGCGTCGAGCGCGCCTACGACTGGCACGCCGCGCCGCTCGCGGCGGATTGA
- a CDS encoding O-acetyl-ADP-ribose deacetylase encodes MPLRLRAICADLTTLALDAIVNAANSSLLGGGGVDGAIHRAAGPELLRECRLLGGCRVGDAKLTRGHRLPARHVIHTVGPVWQDGRHGEPELLASCYRRCIEVAAAAGLSSLAFPGISTGVYGYPVELAAPIAVASVREHAPLHPGLTDVVFCCFSESHLAIYRRLLDGCDTDSGAR; translated from the coding sequence ATGCCGCTGCGCCTGCGTGCCATTTGCGCCGACCTCACCACGCTCGCCCTCGATGCCATCGTCAACGCCGCGAACTCGTCGCTGCTCGGCGGTGGCGGCGTAGATGGTGCGATCCATCGCGCCGCCGGACCCGAGCTGTTGCGCGAGTGCCGCCTGCTCGGCGGCTGCCGTGTCGGCGATGCCAAGCTCACCCGCGGCCATCGCCTGCCGGCACGCCATGTCATCCACACCGTCGGTCCGGTGTGGCAGGACGGCCGCCACGGCGAACCCGAACTGCTCGCCTCCTGCTACCGCCGCTGCATCGAAGTCGCCGCTGCCGCCGGCCTCTCCTCGCTCGCCTTCCCCGGCATCAGCACCGGCGTCTACGGCTATCCGGTGGAACTCGCAGCCCCGATCGCAGTGGCAAGCGTGCGCGAGCATGCACCGCTGCATCCCGGACTCACCGACGTCGTGTTCTGCTGCTTCTCCGAATCCCATCTCGCGATCTACCGAAGGTTGCTCGATGGATGCGACACGGATTCCGGCGCGCGATAA